In the Pectinophora gossypiella chromosome 24, ilPecGoss1.1, whole genome shotgun sequence genome, ACCCCATGCTTCTTTTTGTAGGTGATACCAAAGACCATCACTTGTTAAGAACCTGATACACCAAGGGGACCAAAAAGGgaacatcaaagcaattcatctcaaaagcaatattgcaatttgacattagctcatataaaagtaagtgcgcaatgtggacaaatgtcaaatagcaaaattgcttttcttttttaatctaATTGAATTGCATtactgtggcctttttagccccccagtTACACAAATCATTTTCATTGAATTCTTTGTTATGCTAGTCAGTTTAGAGTTCTCTTGTTTATTTATGTGTAtacttagtaagtatatttaatttatgtatgtatatgtggtCTTCATACACTTAAATGTTATGAAATTATATTCTATAAACAGTGTAACTAGGATCTAGTATAGCATTCTAGATCAAGGCCTTTCAACCTATGTGGTGCTTGTAAATGGTAATTATTTGCAAATAATCAGTAAACTAGGCTTCCGAAAGcagaatttaatattttactttaagctAGTAGGTATGTACTGTAAAAGAGCCAATTAGTAtgttctttattgcacaagcaATATAAAATAGATATCTATTTTTCAAAACAAACACAACAAAATTTTTATAGATAGTAGTAATTTTTggggaaatattataatagtttgtattgactaaaaataaaataataaatatttcgcgatattagtaatattaaaaaaataaataccactcatcaattaaataaatacaggaatgtaaaaccttttttatagtttcaaaattttggttcatttaaaaaaaaaaaaccaactagtatcttcttttttttttactatgcaCAGATTTGTTATAAGTAAAGTGTCAGGTAGAGTGTGTCCTCCAACGAGGACAGCTACTCATAATTAGCTAAGCTATGACCATTTATTCTTCTGAATGCTCTAGTATATCTTTTCTTTTGAGTTGTTTCCTATAAATTTGATTGATAAGCTGGATTGGCAGTTCATTGGGATGTTTTTTCAGCCTTGCTAGTGCAACTATCTAACTAGCTAGCTAACTATCAAAGTTTAAGACTGAACCCGTTGATGTtatgattaattttaaaaaatacagttttctGCAGTTTTAGTTTTTGTATTTGCTCTCTTGTTATTTGTTGTGTTTATGTCCAATAAAGTGTTTTGCATTGTAGTACTTTTaagagagaaaaaatataaatagatctCACCATTCAGTGTTGACAATGTTGACATCTAGTTCATacattatacaaaaaatatttttatttctctctAAAACAGAAGCCTTAATCAAGgcctaatttatatttttcgagCCTccattagatattttttttactaggcTTGCCTGGTTAATAGTGGGTATACAAGGAAGTAAGAGTCCCCCTCCCCCCTGCTGCAGTCCACTTGGTCAATGGAGAATGGCAATGACCATACCATAAATTTACTTACTTGTATAGTCTGTAGTATGGCAAACTTATTTATCCATACAAtcattgcattgtattgtattgtatatccaACAGCCTATATGCCTCTTCCATTTTGCAACATCTGTTCTGGTCCTGCGTAAATAATATGGACCCTGTCGGCGtggccgacgatttccctcattcagcgcttatcggtaTCGACCCatggttgattaattctttcaaatataatcttcccaggcgatgccctgagccgaggttcgcgcccaactgggcaccgccaagcctgttgtcttaaattttgtaccgggtgagcccTCCGCATTCGTCCgcacaagtagttaatgctatgtcatcatcatcaccatgtcgtccaaaccgtatccggcgacggcgactcctaaatatctatcccgggtcgttgttgttgTTAATGCTATGTACCTAGTTAACATGATGTTTCCATATGTGCAGTCAAGTTGGCGAAGGCACGCAGGGGTATGATCAAGGAGAAGGAGAAGGGCGGAGGCGCCCGGCTCAAGGACGAGCCCAGCGACCCCGCCGAACCAGGTGAGCAATTAgtattcacatacatacatacatgcatcatcatcaatttcagagccacgctcttatccgtgtagcattctccatgctacatttttagggaaaaatagggcagtggttttcctcttgccttccgccccgcagtactctgacgcgagtggaatggcgcccagagtaaacttatttcaaagccgtactaggactcctgttctccgcctctgaatagtactgacagttactgctgccctctgatAGGTTCCAGAtcacagtccctgtgacttgccccttccacacatgcacaaaattttaaataaaaaaataaaatgtgctGACTTCGTTTACATCATTAACAGTTGCCTATAGATATTCCCGGCATCCTCTAACGTTTACATTATCACTATGCAGTACCAACTTAGGATTACATCATCCCTTATCCAGAGTTTGAACGTGAAATCTCTTCAACTGGATATATTTTTCGATTCGCAGCGGGCTCTCAAGAGCAAGCTGACAGAACACTCTCCATTTTAAAATTCTTATTAGTATAGcttctttgttttttgtacGAACTTGTGCAATAATTCTATattatgatataaatataacacatacataaacttacggcTATTTTCCACCGAGGTAAccacagactatggaattccaattgcttcgatcctgacgcacttctcttgcttcctccacattcatcagtcgtttcatacacgcacgccggttctgaatagatcgtactgaaccttttctaacgaTATgtacatccattaaataaataaataaaacattacattCTGAATTTGTGTGAATTtctaacataacacaaactcaCGAGTATAGGCCAATGAGGTCCATAACCACATCCATCGCGCACATTGGTCATCCACGTCCAtcaaaagatgaactaagtacccacaccttacctaggtttttgttagaccaacgtataatgttcgagccaactCGAGTTATTAGTCCTATGATTTTATGTGGACTTTTCCATTCAGTTTCTAGTCAATAGGTTATTAGAACTATAAGTAGGTAGAAAAATACTTGGAGCCACTTGATAGAATGTTGTTTGAAGACCTAAGATAGATGtgatacataaataacataaacagcctatatatgtgccactgctgggcacaggcttcccctcaatcaaccggagagcgtatggagcatactccacctcgctgcttcactgcgggttggtggaggtatttgggatAGTAGCCCAGGACCAATGGTTTAGCGTGCTtgccgaagcatggaatcatcttacttttttggacaattaggtgattcaagcctgcaatgtccttatcaaacgaaggacagtcttacaaaatgatttcgacaatgtccccatcgggaatcgaacccgaacctccagatcgtgagcccgctctaaccactagagctCCGTGCTGTGCGTTGGCTGTTGTGATGGATGCGGTGGCATAGATGCGATGATGTTtctaatttacttataaataactgTTCTTCATTTTGACACATAAAGTAGCTGTCGAagattatgtaataatttagtaGTTTATCATTCAAATACCTACTGTCTCAATGCAATACAATAATGGAGAAAGTACAATCCGATCGAGCATGAAATCAATTCAtctcattttttattaaatacgtTTTACAATCGCAATTTCGTATCTCACATTCATAAATGCGTTTATTTTATcgacataatttaaaaaagtcacTGGTGTTGattgtagtacagtcatgagcaatatcatgtaggtacccactgtaggactctgtcgcactaacatatttgacatttagtgagacttacagtccaatttgtcaaaaaagttaatgtgacatggtaccaaagtgtatacatattaatgctcgtgaccgtacacacagtctaagtttattttaagttatacctgccattttcttatccgctaaaaaagtaagggacgggtaatccgcttgatatcaactcagaatcatggtctgaatcatccctctcaatattcggtacgatgtcactgacatccAGTATTATGTATGCAGCAAGAATAAGGTATTTGACTGGGAcaaagatgaattataaaatgctaatctagaaattgaATTACGAATTGAGTAAGATGGTTGTCCGCttatattgatgacgtcacacacacagtatTGCCGTGCCAAATCAACAGAAAatgttcgttttgacgtttcgtaaaaactaTATCATTTGACTAAGGTGtataataaacagcctatttaggTGTTCGAGCCTTCGGCTTGACCCACTGTGAGATAACCCTTTTGAGACATCAGGGTCAAATCAAACTACTAGATGGTAGTTTATCGTGGAATCATACGGGTGAATCCGCTTCCGGCGGCGAGTCAGCGCAGTGGCAGGGAACGTCAGTTTAATTCCTCAGTACAAGTTTGAATTGATGCGAGAAGGCTGAAAAGCCGGCAAGTAAATTAATATGTGGGTCAAGCCTTACAGCTGAAACCTAAATATACGTTTTTTACCCTTCGGGGGAAAAACGGTTCTATTTAGGTGTTCGAGCCTTCGGCTTGACCCATTGTGAGATGTTTAATATCTGCCGGTGCTGATTCTGCGTACTGTGACTTAAATGATTATTAGATTTAGATTCAGTTGACAGGAGTAATTGAAATGCATCATGAATAGTAAAGTACATGATATAAGTTTAATCAACAAATTAGGTAACAAAagtacttagtacttagtagtgCTTAGTACCAACTAGTATTGTATGGCTATACAAGGAAATTAGTACCCCACactaaaacaaacattttccaCGCAAATTCAATAGAAAAGTTTCGACTAAGTAGAAGAgtcatttgactaagttataaaaaacatatagaaCAGCTGTTGAAGTCTCAGTACAAAGATGAGCTGGCAGTTTTTAATTTTGCTAAAGAACTAGGTGCCTATGCGCAGGACGAAAGGCGGGGGATGAGGGGAATGCGTAATAGGCCAATAACAATTGACGAGAGCCCAGTTTCTGTTGTGAATGTAATGTTCTTTGCTCCATGGCTGAAGCCGAAAGGTGTCATCTTGCATCTTTCTAACATTTTTtagatttataattatttatgtttactttCGGGTTGGGAAGTCAGATTAGCCGTTGCTCCTATAAAACCCAGACCTGTTCTTCCAAACCTGGCCAGACCTTCGGGTTAGGTAGACCGGAATAAAACAGGCATATCCCCTCGGAAGAACTTCTTTCGGTGCCGATTCCTAGGTTAGAAGATGTTTgtagttaattatttatgttcacCCACCAGGCCACGGTTCACGGCCGCCGTCAGCGTCGCTGCCGACCCCGGCGGCGCTGAAGAAGGAGCCAGATGAACCACAGCACAGGGTCAAAATGGAACCCCACAGCCAGTCTGGTGGCGACGACCCTTCAGCCGACCTCGGCGTCGACGGGATAAAGACAGAAATTGACGGACTAATGGAGAATGACGGTAAGAGTTAttactcataacataacataagctcacgactatataccactTGGGGTAgccggaggtacatccatcgcaagatgaaagaaatatccacacctcaccgagctttctcttcgaccaacgtgacaggtagagagccgtatcgccgtccataacggtcgagccaactcgTGTTATTAGTCCTCGAGTTTATATAGATTTTTCCACTCAGCTTATATTTTCTTGAATTTGGAAGAAAGGTCATCAGCTGAATTATTCGTTTAAGAAGATATTCATTTgctgaaaaagaagaaaagctCAAAAGGTCAACGAAGTCTGCAAATTCAACGCAATATCCTGAAGATTCTCGCCCATTTGGCACGCTTTTCCATTGCAGGTTTCAAATCGTGAGTATGACCATTATCTTTTTCATAATTTACTCAATTACTAACAGAAGATGTCTTTGAACAGGTGATCCGACTAAGTCCCCATCCTGTGAGATGGGAGGGCCTGGTTCGTTGAAGTCGGAACGCCTTTCTTCAGACTCCAACGACATATTGGATCCACAGACTGGCCTTCGTGGGTCTACAGGAAACATGCAGGTCAGTGTTTTCATATAAAGTTGATGAATGGATCGgtaactgtatttttttctacattCTTAATTTCTTCCGATTTTGGTTTGACTACTCAAATAGTGCCGTTCTTCACTTACGGTAAGCTCAAGAAAGAGATACCGCTAATGTTAAAAGTATAAGAAATTTGGCCCGAATCGACATCATTATTGTAACATGGTTAAACTAAGACGTCATGTAATGCGCACGCGATCGTCAATTAGGTATCGATAGCTTGCATCTTGcgtagaaagagaaaaaacattgGCAAATGCGACGTTGCCGCCCGCTGGACGCAGTTTTGGTTCTTTCTAGATATACTCAACTATTCCTTAGAATTAGGGGTTCAACTAATTCTGGCGAATTCTCATTTTAACTAATCATTCCAATATTTTTATCCTCAACAGGATGGCAACCAAAACTGTCGCAACCCAAACGGAGGCCCCGAAAATATGGGTTCCTGTCGTATGGGCAATACGGGTGGCATGGGGCCTGGCGTGTCAATGGGGCCTATGTCAGCCAGTGAGGCGCAGACCCTGCCTTCTAACGTCATCAGCAAACAGGCTGGCAGTATGGAGGTAGTATTCGACTATtcttagttttattttgtttaaaaatatattgagtTAGTGTCGGTTTCGGCGAGTTTCAGCGCTAAATTTATGTTTCGATTCGGCAGAAAATCCGCCGAAACTACGATGGAAACCGGTACTATGTTCGTAAGCTTTCGTGCGGTCTTTAGGAGCGATCAGCGTAGTGAAGGATAACGAGTGGAATTCAAATCTGACACTGACCAGAAAGTAGTTGATGCAGTTGAATGTAGAcaagaaaattaataaatttaaataaactatttaacatTGGTACTTCCATTAGtcgatttatatttaaatatcgaGCATCGTCCAATTTTGGTCTAAAGCTGCTCTGTCCTAAAGATGTCCGGTACCCTTTGGATCATCTGGATAACTGTGCCATTCCATCAGATGATCCGAAAGAGTCCTGAATGATAAATGACCTCACATGCCGAACTCCTATAAGATAACTGTAATCCATAATCTCCTCCCAGCAGCAAAGCCAGATCTTCGTGTTTTCGACGCTGCTGGCTAACAAAGGCGCGGAGTCCGTCATATCTGGGCAACATCACTCCATTATCGCATACCATTGCGCGCAGCCTGGCACTAAGAAATATCTTGAGGTATGTTGAATACAGAAGGGTCGTACCTTCTTTCTTTAAACCGGGCGTATTTTGGCCGCCTTTTCGTACGGATTTGTCTCGTGGTAGCACACGTACGAACACGCAGAAACAAATCCAACCTTCCAAGTAACATGAGATTGCGCACACTGGACCCCTTGTTTACGTACGATAAAAATTCATACCCATTATCTTTTCACAAACTTAAATGCCTGTCATTTCATATGGTCATTCAAACTGTCATAGCATTAACAAAATGTAACTTTTACAGAAGCACCCCCTCAAAATGGGCCAATTCAACAAACAAAGCCCTGCACAGTGGCTCAACAATCTTGCCATGGCCAAGACCCGCGGTGGCATGCGCGGCGGTCCCAACATGATGGGAGGCCCCAACCAAATGGGTCACATGATGGGTGGGCCAATGGGGCCCAACATGGGACCTATGGGTCACGCTGGCATGGGTCACATGGGGCCTAATATGATGGGTCCAAATAGAATGGGTGGGCCCGGCAaccagatgatgatgatgaaaggtgGACCCGGACAGATGGGGCAGATGGGTCCGGGGATGGGCCCGATGGATGGGTTTCCAGGGGGCACCCCGTCCTGTGGTGTCATGGACGGCCTCGGTGCTGATGGTGAAATGCCCTGGGACACCGTAAGTTTCTTTTTCTAATAACAAGATAGTACTTCAAAATTTTCAGAAAGATAAATATAAGTGCATAAGTGTACAAAAATGTCATTATTGTTCATCACTTgaaataaaactatttctaATGTTTTATGGAATCTAGCTAACTagttatttcaaattaaatatattagaaaaaatataaattattcattatatattataaaaggacgccacatactaGACTAGACTGAGTATTttaccttttataaaaaaacaaaagactatTATTAAATCTACTTTTTATTACAGAAAAACCCCTCCGTAATGGCGAATGGCATGCCGAATGGGTGTGGGCCGATGCCGCCGTGTTCAGAAGGCGGGCCCGCGCCCTCTGACCCGGCAACCAGCGGCCCGCCCGATACTAATACGTCGTCTGAACCTTGCCAGCAGGGACCTAAAGGTAGTTTTGTCAGCGAGCCAAGTAGAGCTATCATCTATACAAATGCATTAACCTCTTATAGCAATATCAAGTACAAAATCTTTGCAAAATTATGAGCAGGCTAAAACTTTTTGGTGAAAACACTTAACACCACCCAAAGATTGGTGTTTTACTCATtactttatataattaataataaatacattttatatccaATCTTATTTCTTCACCTAGGTGTGAAAATACCGGACGAAAACCTCACACCGCAGCAGCGGCAACACCGCGAGGAACAATTGGCGACTATACGCAAAATGCAGCAGATGTTGTTCCCAGAGAGCGGGGGACCCAATCCCAACCAGGGCCCGAACGACAACAACCAGCCCCCCAACGACATCAACCCTCCAAACTCAAATGCAAACATGAACATGCCGTTCCCACCTATGTCCGGAATGGGCCCAAACGGACCCATGGGTTCAGGCCCAAATGGACCAATGGTGTCCATGCCTAACAGCATGAATTCCGGACCAAGTTGTACTATGTCCGGACCTATGGGTCCGAATGGACCTATGGGACCAAATGGACCAATGGGCCCAGGTCCAATGGGACCTGGCGGACCAATGGGCGGTCCGATGGGTGGTATGGGTGGGCCTGGTGGTATGGGGATGGGCGGACACGGTTCTATGGGGCCTAATGGCATGATGGGGCCTAACGGGCCGATGATGCCGGGTATGGGTCCTAATGGACCTATGGGTCCGATGGGGCCTTGTGGAATGAAGGGCATAAGAGGTCCTTGTGGCGGACCTGACATGAAAGGAGGGATGTGTACAGATATGCATATGGGAAGGGGTTGCGGAGGTCCTATGGGGGTGAGCCTAAATAtattaaagtattattttacGTAAGTAATGCATAGAAAGTTTTGTATAATATCTAATAATGTATTCTTTATATTGCAGCGAATGCCGAACCCTATGGGTGGAATGGGCGGGCCTAAACCTTGCATGATGGGTGGACCACATATGGGCCCCAGAATGATGCCAGGGCCTAATATAAATGCTATGAATGGTAAGTCAGATGGATACTTTTACACGTTTTGTAGTGATGAAAAACCGAACGACTTGTGATTTGTATGTAGGATATGACGAGATTGAATAAAAAACCCTAGTTTATAAAGTTTATTAGACGGAACTATAGAGTAAAATTTCATACAAACTGCCACCCCTTTTACTCCCTTAAGGGAtgaattttgcaaaatcccgtcttaatgAACATCTACGTCCTGAAAGGAACCTCCACGGGAAATTTGAGGTTCccagcacttgtagtttctgggatttcgtgatgagtgaatCAGTCAGTGATCTTTCGCCTTTATATGTTTAAATTCTAAGCCTATATCTGTCAATTGTAGGTGGTATAATGATGGATGGCGGGATGATGGGCGGCATGGTAGGACATGGTGACTGCGGGCCGGACCACCACTCCATGCCTAATGGGCCCATGTGCGACGAGTATGGACGTGGGCGCAATGTGAGTATAACAAGACTTTATTcacatttatacagggtgttagtcacatcgtaaagaaaattttgagggatgattcagactatggttttgaattgatattaagtgaatttaggaaacccacattctcaagaaatacgtttcggaactatgtgacctaaccatcAGGTTTTCCCTTTCGAGTTCGCTTCTGTGTAAAACCGcaccagtcaaatcttcaagttttATTTAGCACTTTTAACTGACAAAAACCGGCTGGCAGACGATTGAAACGATTTCGCGTTAGAACCGCGCAACCGTTCGTAAATCATGATACACTAGCCCGCTTTAATAGCGGTCGTAAACTTAAAAGAAGACAGTATTTTGAAGGTAAACACTCTATTCTCTATcttctcaatcaatcggaggaggTTTGAAGTATATATTACCAAATAACTCCACTTCAAGTTGATAAAATGTTTAAGTGTTCCATTTTGCGATTACAATTTACCTACAGTTTTTTTATCTACTTTACAAGCCAATTACTATGTCGGAACTTCGCTACACTTGCTATgacctaatctaatctagcctacaagatccgactgctgggcaaaggcctctctttcCTCTTTCCCTTTTTCGCGGTCCAGTAcatactccggccagtccctctgGCAAGCGTCCAAGAAGATGAAGATggaattgggccggacatgtttgtcgcatgcaccctgagcggtgggcacggatcgtcacgcattgggtgcctcatgatgggtacaggcgtcgtggtagacctcgaaagagatggcgtgacgacttggacttGCTATGACATTTGACAACACGAATTAACTAAATATCTAAAGGGTTATATACCAGGGAGGCCTCTGGTACGTTTGCagaagtttgtttgttttgataGCAATTCATAAGCCGTACAAAAGAGCTGCTATATTGTTTTAAAGGTTTGACAAAACAGGAGCAGGTTAGAAGCGGCACTTCATCATAAATTACTAGTAtctaaaatacatacaaaaaaatacaaaagatatATAACGTTATTCACCTGTAAGTTCCCCCCGCAGATGGGCCCGGGCGACCCTGGCG is a window encoding:
- the LOC126377817 gene encoding collagen alpha-1(I) chain isoform X2, with translation MIKEKEKGGGARLKDEPSDPAEPGHGSRPPSASLPTPAALKKEPDEPQHRVKMEPHSQSGGDDPSADLGVDGIKTEIDGLMENDGDPTKSPSCEMGGPGSLKSERLSSDSNDILDPQTGLRGSTGNMQDGNQNCRNPNGGPENMGSCRMGNTGGMGPGVSMGPMSASEAQTLPSNVISKQAGSMEQSQIFVFSTLLANKGAESVISGQHHSIIAYHCAQPGTKKYLEKHPLKMGQFNKQSPAQWLNNLAMAKTRGGMRGGPNMMGGPNQMGHMMGGPMGPNMGPMGHAGMGHMGPNMMGPNRMGGPGNQMMMMKGGPGQMGQMGPGMGPMDGFPGGTPSCGVMDGLGADGEMPWDTKNPSVMANGMPNGCGPMPPCSEGGPAPSDPATSGPPDTNTSSEPCQQGPKGVKIPDENLTPQQRQHREEQLATIRKMQQMLFPESGGPNPNQGPNDNNQPPNDINPPNSNANMNMPFPPMSGMGPNGPMGSGPNGPMVSMPNSMNSGPSCTMSGPMGPNGPMGPNGPMGPGPMGPGGPMGGPMGGMGGPGGMGMGGHGSMGPNGMMGPNGPMMPGMGPNGPMGPMGPCGMKGIRGPCGGPDMKGGMCTDMHMGRGCGGPMGRMPNPMGGMGGPKPCMMGGPHMGPRMMPGPNINAMNGGIMMDGGMMGGMVGHGDCGPDHHSMPNGPMCDEYGRGRNMGPGDPGGLGPGMHKGGLRSPKSPATDIDWQKIHHQFFDDPKSMDNELSTQVKSPCSERGGCLPPPPYGASPLHRSASVPIATQSPGHGSVQMPMSAEASRAGSGLNSPAHCKPGGQKQDAPEILEKLDDGVFVRTLQCLAAQQQKNQQSHSKEPSLMPVPSPQQISYLNQFEGQELTIQKQPNTSLKDNGPPSNSGGQTPQSSSNQKSPAGMMPGTPEPHSSLSEQRAGRFSMEQSPGFNNPQTPTSQASNKCGQNEKSRPSPSSNRSSQDNASKTPQRDSGGGPYAPSSVPSSCAGSVKSSCSVASTANTVSSGGMDDNNAETTLSGGPNSTSLPGPFPGPCSMTRPDNIPINPNQGPNGPMGTSTSSFDPISSLAQMSQQLTNTVGGGGGPGPGGPMGPNGGGMGPFGSGPHHMQHHHSMHPHAHPHMMMNDLGCHMDNMGGPGMGGPMEAMMGGGDFPPDMNLSPKMGGGPMGGPMGPMGPDGGMMGPRMGGPGKMPPFNGANVQVKASAPNTIQYLPTRPQMPCNSGPRGPPSLDFLQRVTNPMQMDSSKGGVQYFPGPRGMEMEGGMRGVMRAPGMLRMPHYPQGFNSPPKMAGDPFGGPGPNPMCGPNFRGVKGGMGPGNVRMGTGQPLPPSMGGPNPGFKGQGFSVPSTADPNYAAQFHNFQQQLYATGSRAAQPHPGYPPYQPSK
- the LOC126377817 gene encoding collagen alpha-1(I) chain isoform X1, whose product is MIKEKEKGGGARLKDEPSDPAEPGHGSRPPSASLPTPAALKKEPDEPQHRVKMEPHSQSGGDDPSADLGVDGIKTEIDGLMENDGDPTKSPSCEMGGPGSLKSERLSSDSNDILDPQTGLRGSTGNMQDGNQNCRNPNGGPENMGSCRMGNTGGMGPGVSMGPMSASEAQTLPSNVISKQAGSMEQQSQIFVFSTLLANKGAESVISGQHHSIIAYHCAQPGTKKYLEKHPLKMGQFNKQSPAQWLNNLAMAKTRGGMRGGPNMMGGPNQMGHMMGGPMGPNMGPMGHAGMGHMGPNMMGPNRMGGPGNQMMMMKGGPGQMGQMGPGMGPMDGFPGGTPSCGVMDGLGADGEMPWDTKNPSVMANGMPNGCGPMPPCSEGGPAPSDPATSGPPDTNTSSEPCQQGPKGVKIPDENLTPQQRQHREEQLATIRKMQQMLFPESGGPNPNQGPNDNNQPPNDINPPNSNANMNMPFPPMSGMGPNGPMGSGPNGPMVSMPNSMNSGPSCTMSGPMGPNGPMGPNGPMGPGPMGPGGPMGGPMGGMGGPGGMGMGGHGSMGPNGMMGPNGPMMPGMGPNGPMGPMGPCGMKGIRGPCGGPDMKGGMCTDMHMGRGCGGPMGRMPNPMGGMGGPKPCMMGGPHMGPRMMPGPNINAMNGGIMMDGGMMGGMVGHGDCGPDHHSMPNGPMCDEYGRGRNMGPGDPGGLGPGMHKGGLRSPKSPATDIDWQKIHHQFFDDPKSMDNELSTQVKSPCSERGGCLPPPPYGASPLHRSASVPIATQSPGHGSVQMPMSAEASRAGSGLNSPAHCKPGGQKQDAPEILEKLDDGVFVRTLQCLAAQQQKNQQSHSKEPSLMPVPSPQQISYLNQFEGQELTIQKQPNTSLKDNGPPSNSGGQTPQSSSNQKSPAGMMPGTPEPHSSLSEQRAGRFSMEQSPGFNNPQTPTSQASNKCGQNEKSRPSPSSNRSSQDNASKTPQRDSGGGPYAPSSVPSSCAGSVKSSCSVASTANTVSSGGMDDNNAETTLSGGPNSTSLPGPFPGPCSMTRPDNIPINPNQGPNGPMGTSTSSFDPISSLAQMSQQLTNTVGGGGGPGPGGPMGPNGGGMGPFGSGPHHMQHHHSMHPHAHPHMMMNDLGCHMDNMGGPGMGGPMEAMMGGGDFPPDMNLSPKMGGGPMGGPMGPMGPDGGMMGPRMGGPGKMPPFNGANVQVKASAPNTIQYLPTRPQMPCNSGPRGPPSLDFLQRVTNPMQMDSSKGGVQYFPGPRGMEMEGGMRGVMRAPGMLRMPHYPQGFNSPPKMAGDPFGGPGPNPMCGPNFRGVKGGMGPGNVRMGTGQPLPPSMGGPNPGFKGQGFSVPSTADPNYAAQFHNFQQQLYATGSRAAQPHPGYPPYQPSK
- the LOC126377817 gene encoding collagen alpha-1(I) chain isoform X3, which produces MIKEKEKGGGARLKDEPSDPAEPGHGSRPPSASLPTPAALKKEPDEPQHRVKMEPHSQSGGDDPSADLGVDGIKTEIDGLMENDGDPTKSPSCEMGGPGSLKSERLSSDSNDILDPQTGLRGSTGNMQDGNQNCRNPNGGPENMGSCRMGNTGGMGPGVSMGPMSASEAQTLPSNVISKQAGSMEQQSQIFVFSTLLANKGAESVISGQHHSIIAYHCAQPGTKKYLEKHPLKMGQFNKQSPAQWLNNLAMAKTRGGMRGGPNMMGGPNQMGHMMGGPMGPNMGPMGHAGMGHMGPNMMGPNRMGGPGNQMMMMKGGPGQMGQMGPGMGPMDGFPGGTPSCGVMDGLGADGEMPWDTKNPSVMANGMPNGCGPMPPCSEGGPAPSDPATSGPPDTNTSSEPCQQGPKGVKIPDENLTPQQRQHREEQLATIRKMQQMLFPESGGPNPNQGPNDNNQPPNDINPPNSNANMNMPFPPMSGMGPNGPMGSGPNGPMVSMPNSMNSGPSCTMSGPMGPNGPMGPNGPMGPGPMGPGGPMGGPMGGMGGPGGMGMGGHGSMGPNGMMGPNGPMMPGMGPNGPMGPMGPCGMKGIRGPCGGPDMKGGMCTDMHMGRGCGGPMGRMPNPMGGMGGPKPCMMGGPHMGPRMMPGPNINAMNGGIMMDGGMMGGMVGHGDCGPDHHSMPNGPMCDEYGRGRNMGPGDPGGLGPGMHKGGLRSPKSPATDIDWQKIHHQFFDDPKSMDNELSTQVKSPCSERGGCLPPPPYGASPLHRSASVPIATQSPGHGSVQMPMSAEASRAGSGLNSPAHCKPGGQKQDAPEILEKLDDGVFVRTLQCLAAQQQKNQQSHSKEPSLMPVPSPQQISYLNQFEGQELTIQKQPNTSLKDNGPPSNSGGQTPQSSSNQKSPAGMMPGTPEPHSSLSEQRAGRFSMEQSPGFNNPQTPTSQASNKCDEKSRPSPSSNRSSQDNASKTPQRDSGGGPYAPSSVPSSCAGSVKSSCSVASTANTVSSGGMDDNNAETTLSGGPNSTSLPGPFPGPCSMTRPDNIPINPNQGPNGPMGTSTSSFDPISSLAQMSQQLTNTVGGGGGPGPGGPMGPNGGGMGPFGSGPHHMQHHHSMHPHAHPHMMMNDLGCHMDNMGGPGMGGPMEAMMGGGDFPPDMNLSPKMGGGPMGGPMGPMGPDGGMMGPRMGGPGKMPPFNGANVQVKASAPNTIQYLPTRPQMPCNSGPRGPPSLDFLQRVTNPMQMDSSKGGVQYFPGPRGMEMEGGMRGVMRAPGMLRMPHYPQGFNSPPKMAGDPFGGPGPNPMCGPNFRGVKGGMGPGNVRMGTGQPLPPSMGGPNPGFKGQGFSVPSTADPNYAAQFHNFQQQLYATGSRAAQPHPGYPPYQPSK